The Sneathiella sp. P13V-1 genome includes a window with the following:
- a CDS encoding exonuclease domain-containing protein, with the protein MFAFYDLETSGTSPAFDQPLQFAGILTNDDLEEVERVNIRCRLSPHILPAPWAMAVTGVTPDMLADPSLPSAFEFAQEVKDLISRWGPATWVGFNSIAFDEQMLRQMFYQNLHPDLYSTQINGNDRLDIMKLVYATWVLANDALAWPTDENDKVIYKLDRLAPANGFVSDNFHDALADVEATIHIAKLIRDRAPAVWEQSLRNRSKNDVLDLLSSGQVLTLIERFGAAPPRAYLGAYAGQNPQNQNSIAYMDLELVDPKSLDPVDSGQLADAVNASPKQVRTIAINNAPNLFQMEIDTQVVLSRANELQNMHELHEAIGQALADRYQGAEEPEEIEKQIYAGFFSYEDKNRLIQFQKVDWLTRIEIAQEFSDRRLRWLSSKLLYLNKPELLSQSARDHWQQSISQRWQSNDPKAEWTTFSQANKQLSEIEQQGAIDTEQYNALKEFYGDLARKFSP; encoded by the coding sequence ATGTTTGCATTCTATGACTTGGAAACCTCAGGGACATCACCTGCATTCGACCAGCCTTTGCAATTTGCTGGTATTCTGACAAACGATGACTTGGAAGAGGTAGAACGCGTTAATATCAGGTGTCGACTATCCCCTCATATTCTACCGGCTCCATGGGCGATGGCTGTGACCGGTGTTACTCCGGATATGTTAGCTGACCCAAGCCTTCCTAGCGCTTTCGAGTTTGCACAAGAAGTGAAAGATTTGATTTCTCGATGGGGGCCTGCAACTTGGGTGGGTTTCAATAGCATTGCATTTGACGAACAGATGCTGCGTCAGATGTTTTATCAAAACCTACACCCTGATCTCTATAGTACTCAAATCAATGGGAACGATCGATTAGATATTATGAAATTGGTGTATGCAACATGGGTTCTGGCCAATGATGCATTAGCGTGGCCAACAGACGAAAATGATAAGGTAATTTACAAATTGGACAGGTTGGCTCCAGCGAATGGATTTGTAAGTGACAATTTTCATGATGCCTTGGCCGATGTAGAAGCAACTATACACATCGCAAAGTTGATACGTGACCGAGCCCCAGCGGTCTGGGAGCAATCTCTGAGAAACAGGTCTAAAAACGATGTGCTGGATTTGTTATCCTCAGGCCAGGTCTTAACGCTGATCGAAAGATTTGGAGCAGCTCCTCCGCGAGCTTACTTGGGTGCATATGCAGGTCAAAACCCTCAAAATCAAAACTCCATAGCTTATATGGACCTCGAATTAGTTGATCCCAAAAGCCTGGACCCTGTAGATAGTGGACAACTCGCTGACGCTGTAAATGCATCGCCAAAACAAGTGAGAACAATTGCAATTAATAACGCTCCAAATTTATTCCAGATGGAGATTGACACTCAGGTAGTATTAAGCCGGGCCAACGAATTACAAAACATGCATGAATTGCATGAGGCTATTGGTCAAGCACTGGCAGATAGGTATCAAGGAGCGGAAGAACCTGAAGAGATTGAGAAACAGATATATGCAGGCTTCTTTTCGTACGAGGACAAAAACAGACTAATCCAATTTCAGAAAGTAGATTGGTTGACGCGTATCGAAATCGCCCAAGAATTTAGCGATCGACGACTGAGATGGCTTTCCAGCAAGCTGTTATACTTGAATAAGCCCGAATTGCTTTCGCAATCAGCAAGAGATCATTGGCAACAAAGTATCTCTCAGCGATGGCAAAGCAATGACCCAAAAGCTGAATGGACCACATTTTCTCAGGCTAATAAGCAGTTATCCGAAATCGAACAACAAGGAGCGATTGACACAGAGCAATATAATGCTCTCAAAGAGTTCTATGGAGATTTGGCTAGAAAATTCTCTCCATAG
- a CDS encoding Arm DNA-binding domain-containing protein: MGSITNRNGRLYLDFRYQNQRCREKTNLMDTPANRQKLEKALNKIEAEILLDQLDYAKYFPNSKKARTFSKRARLLENQKSGTPLFTDFAETWLREKRVEWRQSYFDTSVINLHTHLIPYFGDKAVGMIEKADILEFRRQLSMKPGRKQNTTLSASRINHVMTPLRMILTEASDRFEFTNPWRNIKPLKEPRVEIHPFSIEEVSLILDTVRKDFRAYFEVRFFTGMRTSEIHGLKWKYVDFKRRQILIREANVQRRQVDTKTDASFRAIDMSQPVFDALKIQEKASRHLGEYVFCNTQGAPIDNSHFTKRVWYPLLRLLDLEKRRPYQTRHTTATLWLASGENPEWIARQMGHSTTEMLFRVYSRYVPNLTRQDGSAFEATLQRSFSEPPSPSS, from the coding sequence ATGGGATCGATTACAAATCGCAACGGCCGCCTCTATCTTGACTTTCGTTATCAAAATCAACGCTGCCGCGAAAAAACTAACCTAATGGACACACCGGCTAATCGACAAAAACTGGAGAAAGCCCTTAACAAAATCGAAGCTGAAATACTGTTAGATCAGCTCGATTACGCGAAGTACTTTCCAAACAGCAAAAAGGCTAGAACATTCTCCAAAAGAGCAAGGCTCTTGGAGAACCAGAAAAGCGGTACGCCGCTTTTCACTGACTTTGCCGAAACCTGGCTTCGAGAAAAACGAGTTGAGTGGCGTCAATCCTATTTTGATACTTCCGTAATCAACCTTCACACCCATCTCATTCCATATTTTGGAGATAAAGCTGTTGGGATGATTGAAAAAGCAGATATCCTGGAATTTCGCAGGCAACTATCTATGAAACCAGGGAGGAAACAGAATACCACCTTGTCAGCTTCACGCATCAATCATGTGATGACGCCACTGCGTATGATCTTAACTGAAGCGTCTGATCGATTTGAATTCACTAATCCTTGGCGAAACATCAAACCGCTCAAAGAGCCTCGCGTTGAAATTCACCCTTTCTCAATCGAAGAGGTTTCACTCATTTTAGATACAGTGCGGAAAGATTTCCGAGCCTATTTTGAAGTGCGTTTCTTTACAGGTATGCGTACAAGTGAAATTCACGGTTTGAAATGGAAGTATGTTGATTTCAAAAGACGACAAATACTTATCAGGGAGGCGAATGTACAACGTAGACAGGTAGATACAAAGACTGATGCGTCATTTCGAGCAATCGATATGTCTCAACCAGTATTTGATGCCTTAAAAATTCAAGAGAAGGCTTCGAGGCATCTCGGCGAGTATGTCTTTTGCAACACTCAAGGAGCACCAATTGATAACTCTCATTTCACGAAGAGGGTCTGGTATCCACTATTACGCCTTCTTGATCTTGAAAAAAGACGGCCATATCAAACAAGACATACGACGGCCACTTTATGGCTTGCTTCTGGTGAAAATCCCGAATGGATTGCTCGGCAAATGGGTCATTCCACTACCGAAATGTTATTCAGGGTCTATTCCAGATATGTGCCAAATCTAACCAGGCAAGACGGTTCTGCTTTTGAAGCAACACTGCAACGAAGCTTCTCAGAACCTCCTTCTCCTTCATCTTGA
- a CDS encoding tyrosine-type recombinase/integrase — MQAITCLKIEELPECFHHAVYSEIFEVLTRLENSHPWAKKLVDGARDFLCWPGGDGGEAESLGGVWHHLKSERKVSEAPFTAMLAFLGSEVQLDPKISVYRDVYILLFLALLKRKEANPEFNALSAIENASSCLRQLTTSKYQDLREALPWEFSDFSDLLAQMEGLKKALESNDKIFSSLNRLMPPLRYVVKHFIPPKRERKDASKGSSKLERATVKTSPTLESEETHETVEDVTFLPIKSVEAEEQKGDPASSIQYNQFEGGEPDGVNQSNALKQKQARGLVNDMSMKNYLPSCHWDYLHLGEISDGVRELWNIATGDEPKGKDQQIAATLCCLIILTGRSFERCVAMLEAAAEGKLEWLFRAENFENRSGFHEFLYVAKDARMLGLRAKTVLPKHRSYASQTKDKPTEGTWMMLPITLLPAVQMLIENYKSLPEKMAVASFLKDIARKSNTRTTIARLTNLLFSVVKQQTGSKLMAGHVTGKSPRQIPATYYTHLGELEVKKAHQRAVNCILEAASLPLMRGKFDRNNKLGSLIRVDESKLFESIALIREEVIKKQRQKTVSPVDIHGDMVAYTLLLLNICTAHRPVSTPFDCLNNFDLERELVWISDKENQSSLAARTVYLPKVAIEQIKSYITHLHELRVYLKRYQNSNICWVEEAISGLGPLFFVAKTNKVSSPEKQKFEIALPKHFDLYFADKIPLPLNWPRHYWATYLRFETSLSEELIDAMFGHGGFGEEAQGCWSGLSVQGLKSTRDIISEKLSEGTFPVLPIPQKERENLAFNIRKKEEEENEDKLYGSVLRAQKRKNEILRVRAEIEAKFRSHVFSLTSPDKSIVEKNSVVDFLVSSIDEKGYGLEHIWVAKECLARLVSNLNTDQNLMLRVPAVPQRVTRLKQTRTRNWKDKACEVTNLKIEFLASLEKNGSIDQLTPRHRLGLCIISAALFGALNTEAVLVALANKLASEEMPLTITNVSSEAPKWLDAAKTYLDLFYHDGNIHSIQKDGLLTSHKRWHPDPLSLCFLQGFSNGRTSDQLSLEPSFKKESLRSLLGDTLEALQLIGKGKKTRKKRQLVNSLIRAGIVVAEEQECVDLSNALAECAMGHQVTAPLPPEFYRFIFEDKQWPIVKLDLHQYGALDRERASANRRLYKAKNFGRLEYKKLRNAISSKTEAGAKRSSHEVMQKLRLLETKNWCLSVSIMRDWALKLLAEDKIKVTTLNTYISRISSHFREMDATCDLQEMEPEEFEACYAEIMETVKTAAKKNDLAWYVNRLHEFCVDKYDFPLLTNNIAAGPNSIPVVRAGYISQKLYSATLESILRQNHWSGDFIRSIRLLVILAYRTGMRIGEILKLQLSDVVGDKQQFVVLRPNRYGNNKTNSSKRVLPVQTLLSKDEFGEFRTLLRNRNSVAKSKNELLFCSSNNGYIAWNAITFSRMLSDLMRKLSGIETIVFHHLRHTALSNLQVIIEKESGLAYFLTGFSEQKQKEIYVAICGSENAKLGKYWCLAKAAGHVNPETTFRHYLHFSELISSLKLNQSIEVYSRKLLSNISGLSLNKLTRLAGETERTIPKLPAQMLKPAFCEKLPKSEEMRVVSEAYEPAYPSHEDFMIDMRHSHDVVLRILQHIENGRSIERIAEEFLIETTMIENYVENCHLIQNQNTREGRSRVMMERIENDVEGRRFAPIKPNKSGVLKRAERLIDTMDPVLREKGGEAEKLKSCLKHYIQNSRRGHTFISFKNFEAQEQFIESLKPYINRNRWDRDNHTIMEEEVARKKRGHKIDRNFKGRYHLTLCEDAVKHKKLSGRERADAPKAASEIRYAFTILAIIYFNSQDRASLQGYSSLVM; from the coding sequence ATGCAAGCCATCACATGTCTTAAAATTGAAGAGCTGCCGGAGTGTTTTCATCATGCGGTCTATAGTGAGATTTTCGAGGTTTTGACCCGATTGGAAAATAGTCATCCTTGGGCAAAAAAGCTAGTCGATGGAGCACGTGATTTTCTCTGTTGGCCAGGGGGTGACGGAGGGGAAGCGGAAAGCCTTGGCGGTGTATGGCATCACCTAAAAAGCGAGAGAAAAGTTTCTGAAGCTCCTTTTACAGCGATGCTGGCTTTTTTGGGTTCTGAGGTGCAACTGGATCCAAAAATTTCCGTTTATCGCGATGTTTATATTTTGCTCTTTTTGGCGTTATTGAAGCGAAAAGAGGCAAACCCTGAATTTAATGCCCTGAGTGCTATTGAAAATGCGTCAAGCTGTTTAAGGCAACTTACAACGTCCAAATATCAGGATTTGCGTGAAGCATTACCCTGGGAATTTAGTGATTTTTCCGATTTGCTTGCGCAAATGGAAGGCCTAAAAAAAGCACTAGAAAGTAATGATAAAATTTTTAGTTCTCTCAACCGACTAATGCCGCCACTACGTTATGTAGTGAAGCATTTCATCCCTCCAAAGAGAGAGAGAAAGGATGCAAGTAAAGGAAGTTCAAAATTAGAGCGAGCAACCGTTAAGACCTCCCCTACGCTGGAAAGCGAAGAGACCCACGAAACTGTTGAAGATGTTACTTTTCTTCCTATCAAGTCAGTTGAAGCCGAAGAGCAAAAAGGAGACCCGGCATCTTCTATTCAATATAATCAATTTGAGGGAGGCGAACCTGACGGCGTTAATCAATCTAATGCGCTAAAACAGAAACAGGCCAGAGGCTTGGTCAACGACATGTCCATGAAGAATTACTTGCCTTCTTGCCATTGGGACTATTTACATCTGGGTGAGATTTCTGATGGAGTTAGGGAGTTGTGGAATATTGCGACGGGCGATGAGCCAAAAGGGAAAGATCAGCAAATCGCCGCAACTCTTTGTTGTCTTATCATATTGACAGGCCGGTCTTTTGAGCGTTGCGTTGCAATGTTGGAGGCTGCAGCCGAAGGCAAATTAGAGTGGTTGTTTCGTGCGGAGAATTTTGAGAATCGTAGTGGTTTTCATGAATTTCTCTATGTTGCAAAAGATGCCCGAATGTTGGGACTGCGGGCAAAAACGGTTCTCCCTAAGCATCGTTCTTACGCATCTCAAACAAAAGATAAACCCACCGAGGGCACATGGATGATGCTACCTATTACTTTGTTGCCCGCTGTCCAAATGTTGATTGAGAATTATAAAAGCCTTCCCGAAAAAATGGCGGTGGCAAGTTTTCTTAAGGATATTGCACGAAAATCAAATACACGGACCACCATTGCACGACTTACAAACTTGCTTTTCTCGGTTGTTAAGCAGCAGACGGGTTCGAAACTTATGGCAGGGCATGTTACCGGAAAATCACCACGGCAGATTCCAGCTACTTATTATACTCACCTTGGTGAGTTGGAGGTTAAAAAGGCACATCAGCGGGCAGTGAATTGCATTTTGGAGGCTGCTTCCTTGCCATTAATGAGAGGAAAGTTTGATCGTAATAATAAATTGGGAAGCTTGATTAGAGTTGATGAAAGTAAGCTCTTTGAATCCATTGCCTTGATCCGCGAGGAGGTTATCAAAAAACAACGCCAGAAAACTGTATCTCCAGTTGATATACATGGCGACATGGTTGCATATACTTTGTTATTGCTCAATATATGCACTGCTCATCGCCCTGTTTCAACCCCTTTTGATTGCCTGAACAATTTTGATTTAGAGCGAGAGCTGGTTTGGATTAGTGATAAAGAAAACCAGTCAAGCCTTGCGGCTCGCACAGTGTATTTGCCTAAAGTGGCAATTGAGCAGATAAAAAGTTACATCACTCACTTACATGAATTACGCGTTTATCTTAAGCGGTATCAAAATTCCAATATCTGTTGGGTAGAAGAAGCTATTTCTGGACTAGGTCCTTTATTTTTTGTTGCAAAGACCAATAAGGTAAGTAGTCCAGAAAAACAAAAATTTGAAATAGCACTTCCCAAGCATTTCGATCTTTATTTTGCAGACAAAATCCCTCTTCCGCTCAATTGGCCGAGGCATTATTGGGCGACCTATTTGAGGTTTGAAACGTCACTTTCTGAGGAACTGATTGACGCCATGTTTGGACATGGCGGCTTTGGAGAGGAAGCTCAGGGCTGTTGGTCAGGATTATCTGTGCAAGGTCTCAAAAGTACGAGAGATATTATTTCCGAAAAATTAAGTGAAGGAACTTTTCCTGTCCTTCCTATTCCTCAAAAAGAACGAGAGAATTTAGCCTTTAACATAAGAAAAAAGGAAGAGGAGGAAAACGAAGACAAGCTCTATGGCTCAGTATTGCGCGCTCAGAAAAGAAAAAACGAAATCTTGAGAGTTAGGGCAGAAATTGAAGCAAAATTTAGATCTCATGTTTTCAGTTTAACGTCGCCTGATAAAAGCATAGTAGAAAAAAACAGCGTGGTTGATTTTCTTGTAAGTTCTATTGATGAAAAAGGATATGGACTTGAACATATTTGGGTAGCAAAAGAGTGTTTGGCACGCCTTGTTAGCAACTTGAACACGGATCAAAACTTAATGTTGAGAGTGCCAGCAGTCCCTCAGCGCGTTACCCGTTTAAAGCAGACCAGAACGAGAAACTGGAAGGATAAAGCATGTGAAGTAACCAATCTCAAAATAGAGTTTTTGGCATCCCTAGAAAAGAATGGCAGTATTGATCAATTGACCCCCCGCCATCGCTTAGGGCTTTGCATCATTTCAGCGGCTTTATTTGGTGCTCTCAATACAGAAGCAGTTTTAGTTGCTCTTGCTAATAAGTTAGCTTCTGAGGAAATGCCGCTAACGATTACTAATGTATCAAGTGAAGCTCCAAAGTGGTTAGATGCGGCAAAAACATATCTGGATTTATTTTACCATGACGGCAATATCCATTCCATACAGAAAGACGGGCTGCTTACCAGTCACAAAAGATGGCATCCAGATCCTTTGTCTCTTTGTTTTTTACAGGGTTTTTCTAACGGTAGAACATCTGATCAGCTTAGTTTAGAGCCCAGTTTCAAAAAAGAAAGTCTGAGATCACTGCTTGGTGACACTCTGGAAGCGCTGCAATTAATTGGAAAAGGCAAGAAGACTCGCAAGAAAAGACAGTTGGTCAATAGTCTCATTAGGGCCGGTATAGTTGTAGCTGAAGAGCAAGAATGTGTTGATTTGAGCAATGCGTTGGCAGAATGCGCAATGGGCCATCAAGTTACTGCCCCTTTGCCGCCAGAATTTTATCGTTTCATATTTGAGGACAAGCAGTGGCCTATCGTTAAGCTTGATCTCCACCAATATGGTGCGTTGGATCGGGAAAGAGCTTCGGCTAATCGACGACTCTACAAAGCCAAAAATTTCGGCCGGTTGGAGTACAAAAAATTGCGTAATGCGATTTCGTCAAAGACAGAGGCCGGAGCCAAAAGATCATCCCATGAAGTGATGCAAAAACTACGTCTACTAGAGACAAAAAACTGGTGCTTGTCGGTCTCAATTATGCGGGATTGGGCCTTAAAACTTTTGGCTGAAGATAAGATCAAGGTTACGACGCTCAACACATATATTTCGCGAATTAGTAGCCATTTTAGGGAGATGGATGCAACGTGTGATTTGCAAGAGATGGAACCCGAGGAGTTTGAGGCCTGCTATGCAGAAATTATGGAAACGGTCAAAACCGCTGCAAAGAAAAATGATCTTGCATGGTATGTGAACCGGTTGCACGAATTTTGTGTGGATAAGTATGACTTTCCTCTACTCACAAATAATATTGCAGCTGGCCCAAATTCAATACCGGTAGTGCGGGCAGGCTACATCAGTCAAAAGCTATATTCTGCAACGCTTGAAAGTATTTTGCGGCAAAATCATTGGTCCGGTGATTTTATTAGATCCATAAGGCTCTTGGTGATCTTAGCATATCGTACCGGCATGCGTATTGGCGAAATTTTAAAGCTGCAGCTTTCTGATGTGGTAGGCGATAAACAGCAGTTTGTGGTCTTACGGCCCAATAGATACGGCAATAACAAGACAAACTCTTCAAAGCGCGTGCTTCCTGTCCAAACCTTATTGTCCAAAGATGAGTTTGGTGAATTTAGGACTTTATTGCGAAATAGAAATTCAGTCGCAAAATCCAAAAATGAGCTCCTTTTTTGCTCCTCTAACAATGGCTATATTGCATGGAATGCCATTACATTCTCTCGTATGTTGAGTGATTTGATGCGCAAGCTATCTGGCATTGAAACAATAGTCTTCCACCATTTGCGCCATACGGCTTTATCAAATTTGCAGGTGATTATTGAGAAAGAGTCTGGCTTAGCGTACTTCCTCACTGGTTTCAGTGAACAAAAACAAAAAGAGATTTATGTTGCCATTTGCGGGAGTGAAAATGCGAAGCTTGGTAAATATTGGTGTCTTGCTAAAGCCGCGGGGCATGTAAACCCAGAGACTACTTTCCGGCACTATTTACATTTTTCTGAACTGATCAGCTCTTTAAAACTCAATCAATCAATTGAAGTTTACAGTCGTAAATTATTGTCGAATATTTCAGGTTTGAGCCTTAATAAACTTACTCGCCTTGCAGGCGAGACAGAGCGAACGATACCAAAGCTTCCTGCCCAAATGTTGAAACCCGCATTTTGTGAAAAATTACCGAAATCGGAGGAGATGAGAGTAGTGAGTGAGGCTTATGAGCCGGCTTATCCAAGCCATGAAGATTTCATGATTGATATGCGCCACTCACATGATGTGGTCTTGCGAATATTACAGCATATTGAAAATGGTCGATCCATTGAAAGGATTGCTGAAGAGTTTCTCATTGAGACAACTATGATCGAAAATTATGTGGAAAATTGTCACCTAATTCAAAACCAGAATACTCGAGAGGGACGGTCTCGGGTAATGATGGAACGAATAGAAAATGATGTTGAGGGACGACGGTTTGCGCCAATTAAACCCAATAAGTCTGGAGTGTTAAAACGAGCTGAACGTCTCATTGACACGATGGATCCTGTCTTACGAGAAAAAGGTGGAGAGGCGGAAAAACTAAAGTCTTGCCTGAAACATTACATACAAAACTCCCGTCGCGGTCATACATTCATTAGTTTTAAAAATTTTGAAGCCCAAGAGCAATTCATTGAATCTCTTAAGCCTTACATAAACCGCAATCGATGGGATAGAGATAATCATACGATTATGGAAGAGGAGGTCGCCCGAAAAAAAAGGGGCCATAAGATCGATCGAAATTTTAAGGGCCGATACCATCTGACCTTGTGCGAAGATGCTGTAAAGCACAAGAAGCTTAGCGGTAGAGAAAGGGCGGACGCGCCTAAAGCTGCATCAGAGATCAGATATGCGTTCACTATTTTAGCCATCATATATTTTAACTCTCAAGACCGAGCGAGCTTGCAAGGCTATTCATCCTTGGTCATGTAA
- a CDS encoding helicase associated domain-containing protein: protein MKKILRRQNWDANFRQLQKYYEIHGHIHVPNIKQYSSLRAWRRYQTERARQDRLPDDQREKLKSLGMFGETLEEKWLRNFDKLVAFHEEHDHFRVPRTGDTSALAHWLRRQKQQKKQGRLRVFYERKLRRLGVPYFEYEARQ, encoded by the coding sequence ATGAAAAAGATATTGAGGCGGCAAAATTGGGACGCAAATTTTCGACAATTACAGAAGTATTATGAGATCCACGGGCATATTCATGTGCCAAATATAAAACAGTATTCGAGCTTGCGTGCTTGGCGAAGGTATCAAACTGAACGTGCCCGGCAGGACCGCTTGCCTGATGATCAGCGAGAGAAGCTAAAATCTCTCGGAATGTTCGGTGAAACTCTCGAGGAGAAATGGCTTAGGAATTTTGACAAATTGGTGGCTTTTCACGAAGAACACGATCATTTTCGTGTTCCGCGGACAGGTGACACCAGTGCGCTCGCTCATTGGCTGCGCCGTCAAAAACAACAGAAAAAGCAAGGTCGCCTGCGCGTGTTCTATGAGCGGAAACTGCGGAGGTTGGGTGTTCCCTATTTTGAGTATGAGGCACGTCAATAA